The Crassaminicella indica genomic interval CTGATGAAACCTTTTCAGAAACTATGAAGTATGCTTACAAAACAATATCTGCTGAACAAGCAAAGGTACTTCTAGATAAAAATTCAGATATTACCGTTTTCGATATAAGAGATGAAGAAGAATATATAAAAAGTCATCTACCAAGCGCAACACAATTAACATATAAAGAGCTAAAGAAAAAATTGGACTATTATGATAAGGACAGCATATATATGATCTATGGAAAAGATGATAAAAAAAGCGCAAAAGCAGCTGAGATGATGGCAAACAATGGTTTCTCTAAAATATACATGCTAAACGGAGGCATTGAAAAATGGCCTTATGAATTAGAATAAAATAAATCCTTTCATCTAAATTTAAGATGAAAGGATTTATTTGATGTTGAGCTTCTAACGTGGAGGAATAGTTGGTTTTAATGGAATAGCTACCTTACCTGTCTTTGCATCTATATGCAATATCCAA includes:
- a CDS encoding rhodanese-like domain-containing protein produces the protein MLKILVFKKRTLYIALAIFIILIIGILVLVMSGSDETFSETMKYAYKTISAEQAKVLLDKNSDITVFDIRDEEEYIKSHLPSATQLTYKELKKKLDYYDKDSIYMIYGKDDKKSAKAAEMMANNGFSKIYMLNGGIEKWPYELE